ACTATTTTACATTTATTCTCCGATATGATAAAATTTAATTCACATAATTTTTCACAACAAATTCACAATGTGAAAAAAAAGTTATTCACAAAGGACAACATTGAGCATATTTACCAAAATAAAAAAATCACTAAAAAGTGAAAACCTTGTGAATTATAATAAATTTATCAAAAATTTGGAATTTGACGAAAAAAATTCTACTTCCACACACCTGATTATCAAAGCTCCTAATATATTTATCGCCAATTTTGTAAAAAGAAAATATTTAAACAAAATAAGCGAACTGTATGAAAAAGAAACCGGAATAAAACCAAAAATCGATATAGTTACTAAAGAAATATCGCATAGACCTTTAACTATAGAAGAAATTATCGAACCAACTACACCGAGTGTATTAATTCCTGAATATACGTTTGAGAGTTTTATAGTAGGACCATCAAACCAGTTTGCCTATACCGCAGCAAAAAGTGTAGCCGAAAATCCTGGTAAAAACTATAATCCACTGTTTATCTACGGAGGGGTTGGACTTGGTAAAACCCACCTGCTTCAGGCAATAGGTAACTACCTAAAAAGCTCACTAAATGTACTGTATGTAACAAGTGAACAGTTTATGAATGAATTTACCGAAAACATCAGGATGAAAACACCTGAGAGATTTCACGAAAAATACAGAAACTGCGATGTTTTACTCATAGATGACGTACAGTTTTTCGCGGGAAAAGAAAGAACCCAGGAAGAGTTTTTCCATACATTCAACGAACTCTATAACCAGAAAAAACAGATATGCCTCACAGCCGACAGGCCTCCTAAGAAACTTTATGACCTCGTAGACAGACTCAGAAGCAGATTTGAAGCGGGACTGATAGTCGATATCCAGCCGCCGGAACTTGAAACAAAAATAGAAATCATCAGAAAAAAATGCGAACTAAACGGAATATACCTGCCGGAAGAAATTATCGAATATATTGCCACAAAGCTTGACTCGAACATCAGGGAAATCGAAGGAATGATTACAAAAATCAACGCAATGTCCAAGATCCTCGGAATCAGCGAAATTACGCTTGATTTTGCAAAACAGGCGCTTAAAGAGCATATAAAAGACAAAAAAGAGGTAATTACACTTGAAGATATTATAAAACTTATAGCAAAAGAATTTAACATTAAACCGAGTGAAATAGTTTCAAAAAGCAGAAACAAAAACATAGTGGCTGCCAGAAGATGCGCAATTTACCTCGCAAGGGAGTTTACAAAAGAATCAACTCCGATTATTGCAAAATATTTCGGTCTAAGAGATCATAGTGCGGTAAGCCATGCCATCAAAAGTTTTAATAAAAAACTTAAAGAAGACAGTGAGTTCAGAATTAAAATAGAAGAGCTCAAAAATAAAATTCAAATCAAAAAAAGTGAATAAGTTGAAGAAAAAAGTTTTTCACATTCACGGCCTAATTTTAGGTATAATGGGGAAAAATTTATCTTTTCACATTTTAACGTGACTTATTATTACTATTATCTAAATTTAAATAAGGAGATAAAATGCATATCAGAATTGAAAAGCCGGTAATCGAAAGCATTTTGAATCAAATAATACCTTTTACGGAAAAAAAAGACAATACGCAAATAACTTCACACATACTCATAAAAGCGAATGAGAAATTAATTTTAAAAGCTACAGATAAAGAAATAGGTATAAAAGTAATTACTAATGCGGAAATAATCGAACCGGGAACAGTAACTATAAACGGAAAAAGATTTCTTGATATTATAAAAACACTTCAAAACAAAGAAATTGAAATAAAAACGGAAGAAAATCAAATTACAATTACACAAGACAGCTCAATATATAAATTAACATCTTTTAATGCAAGTGAATTTCCGGAATTTCCAAATACAGATGAAATGAACAAAATAGACATCGAAACTGAAGAATTAAACAAAGCTATCAAAAAAATCTACCCGGTTATAGACAATAACAATCCGAAATATGAATTAAACGGTGCATTGTTTGATTTAGGAGAAAAAACAAATTTTGTTTCAACTGATACAAGAAGACTTGCCGTATATTATTCAAAGGCAAAGGCAAGGGATTCAAAAATAATAGTTCCTAAAAGAAGTATTGCCGAAATCAAAAGGGTAATAAGAGATGATATGCAAATCTTTTATGACGATGTTTACTTAATTTTAAAAAATAACGAAATATTATTTTTTACAAAACTAATAAATGGAAAATTTCCGGCTTACGAAAAAATTATACCTCAAAGTTTAAAATATGAACTGAATATACCAAAAGGAGAGTTCTTATCTCACTTAAAACAAGTAAGTATTATTTCCAATGAAGTAAAAATTACAATTAAAAACGATAAAATTATTTTTGAAAGTATCAGTGATGAAACTATGCAAGCAAAAACAAGCTTTGATTTAAATACTCCGTTAGAAGATTTTACATTTGCAGTTAACAGTAGATATATTATGGATTTTCTAAATGTAATTGAAAACGATACATTTGTACTTGGCCTGAATGAACCGAATATACCGTTTGTTCTTAAAGATGAAAACTTCATAACAATAGTAATGCCTCTTAATATTTGATATAATATTAAAAAATGACTCAAAAGGAATTTAATGAGCGATTATGGTGCTAAGAATATTAGAGTATTAAAGGGTCTTGAAGCTGTAAGAAAAAGACCCGGAATGTACATAGGAGATACTTCCGTAAAAGGTCTTCACCATTTAATCTATGAAGTAGTTGATAACTCTATAGATGAAGCAATGGCAGGATATGCCAATGAAATAAAAGTAAAAATTAATAAAGACGGAAGTGCCGAAATTTCAGATAACGGTAGGGGTATTCCTGTTGATATACACCCTGAAGAAAAAATTCCTGCTGCTACAGTTGTTTTAACTGTTTTACACGCAGGTGGTAAATTTGATAACAAAACATACAAAGTTTCAGGCGGTCTTCACGGAGTAGGGGTTTCAGTAGTTAACGCTCTTGCTAAAAAACTTATAATGACTATTAAAAGAGACGGAAAAATATGGAGACAGGAATTTGAAAGAGGAAAGCCTGTTACGGATCTTGAAGTAATAGGAACTACTAATAGAACGGGTACAACTATTCAATTCTGGCCTGATGAAGAAATATTTGAAACTACTACTTTTAAAAGTGAAATACTACAAAAAAGATTAAAAGAACTTGCGTATTTAAATCCTAATATCACAATTAAATTCGAAAACGAAAACGACGGCGTAAAAGAAGTTTATCATTATGAAGGCGGTATTAAGGACTTTGTTAAAACACTTACGAATAAAGAATGTATAAGTGACGTAATATATTTCACTGACCATTACAGCGACGAAGAAAAAGCACTTGATGTTGAGGTGGCTTTATGCTATGACAGTGGATATGATGAAAAGGTATTAAGTTTCGTAAACAACATTAGAACCCCAGAAGGCGGAACGCATGAAAGCGGATTTAAAGCGGGGCTCAGTAAAGCCGTAATTAATTACATCAATAAAAATATAAAACTAAAAGAAAATCTTAAAATTACCGGAGATGACGTAAAAGAAGGACTTAATGCGATTGTCAGCGTAAAAATGAGCGAACCTCAGTTTGAGGGACAGACTAAGGGTAAACTCGGAAGTTCATACGTTAAACCTATTACTCAAAAAGTTACTTATGAATATTTGACAAGATTTTTTGAAGAAAATCCAAACGAAGCAAAACTTATAGCTGAAAAAGCAATTGCTGCTGCAAGAAGTAGAATTGCTGCTAAAAGAGCGAGGGATCTTACAAGAAAGCAGGCAAAAGTAGGTGTAGGTACGCTTCCTGGAAAACTTGCCGACTGTCAGAGCAAAGATCCGGTTGAGAGTGAATTATATCTGGTTGAGGGTGACAGTGCGGGAGGAAGTGCTAAACAAGGAAGAGATAGAGTATTCCAGGCAATTCTTCCACTAAGAGGTAAAATTTTAAACACCCAAAAATCCACTGACGCTAAAGCTCTTAGTAGTGAAGAGATTAAAAACATAATCACTGCACTAGGAACAGGAATAGGCGAAGATTTTGACATAGACAAAATCAGATACAACAAAATTATAATCATGACGGATGCCGACGTCGACGGAAGCCATATCCAGACGCTTATTATGACGTTTTTCTTCAACCACTTAAGAGAGGTTATCGAAAATGGATATCTTTATATCGCACAGCCTCCTCTTTACAGATACAAAAAAGGTAAAATCGAAAAATACCTAAAAGATGACAAAGAACTAAATGAGTTTTTAATTGAGCAAGGTATAAATTCAATCGATATTACGGGAGTAGGGAAACCTGAGCTTAAAGAGCTTTTAAAATA
This genomic interval from Nautilia profundicola AmH contains the following:
- the dnaN gene encoding DNA polymerase III subunit beta produces the protein MHIRIEKPVIESILNQIIPFTEKKDNTQITSHILIKANEKLILKATDKEIGIKVITNAEIIEPGTVTINGKRFLDIIKTLQNKEIEIKTEENQITITQDSSIYKLTSFNASEFPEFPNTDEMNKIDIETEELNKAIKKIYPVIDNNNPKYELNGALFDLGEKTNFVSTDTRRLAVYYSKAKARDSKIIVPKRSIAEIKRVIRDDMQIFYDDVYLILKNNEILFFTKLINGKFPAYEKIIPQSLKYELNIPKGEFLSHLKQVSIISNEVKITIKNDKIIFESISDETMQAKTSFDLNTPLEDFTFAVNSRYIMDFLNVIENDTFVLGLNEPNIPFVLKDENFITIVMPLNI
- the gyrB gene encoding DNA topoisomerase (ATP-hydrolyzing) subunit B; its protein translation is MSDYGAKNIRVLKGLEAVRKRPGMYIGDTSVKGLHHLIYEVVDNSIDEAMAGYANEIKVKINKDGSAEISDNGRGIPVDIHPEEKIPAATVVLTVLHAGGKFDNKTYKVSGGLHGVGVSVVNALAKKLIMTIKRDGKIWRQEFERGKPVTDLEVIGTTNRTGTTIQFWPDEEIFETTTFKSEILQKRLKELAYLNPNITIKFENENDGVKEVYHYEGGIKDFVKTLTNKECISDVIYFTDHYSDEEKALDVEVALCYDSGYDEKVLSFVNNIRTPEGGTHESGFKAGLSKAVINYINKNIKLKENLKITGDDVKEGLNAIVSVKMSEPQFEGQTKGKLGSSYVKPITQKVTYEYLTRFFEENPNEAKLIAEKAIAAARSRIAAKRARDLTRKQAKVGVGTLPGKLADCQSKDPVESELYLVEGDSAGGSAKQGRDRVFQAILPLRGKILNTQKSTDAKALSSEEIKNIITALGTGIGEDFDIDKIRYNKIIIMTDADVDGSHIQTLIMTFFFNHLREVIENGYLYIAQPPLYRYKKGKIEKYLKDDKELNEFLIEQGINSIDITGVGKPELKELLKYAALYKLLLDRLSKRFNIPEVIRFLIENGNLEELPKFLESLGFNIISKHDDHYYIQTNRGLEEITIDDKLLNHQLFVEAKKVYQKLQEYKDIIDRDYLELLDEVVEKARKGAHIQRYKGLGEMNPEQLWETTMNPENRVLIQVTMDDAQNAAEKFELFMGSEVGPRREFIQANAKEVENIDV
- the dnaA gene encoding chromosomal replication initiator protein DnaA, producing MSIFTKIKKSLKSENLVNYNKFIKNLEFDEKNSTSTHLIIKAPNIFIANFVKRKYLNKISELYEKETGIKPKIDIVTKEISHRPLTIEEIIEPTTPSVLIPEYTFESFIVGPSNQFAYTAAKSVAENPGKNYNPLFIYGGVGLGKTHLLQAIGNYLKSSLNVLYVTSEQFMNEFTENIRMKTPERFHEKYRNCDVLLIDDVQFFAGKERTQEEFFHTFNELYNQKKQICLTADRPPKKLYDLVDRLRSRFEAGLIVDIQPPELETKIEIIRKKCELNGIYLPEEIIEYIATKLDSNIREIEGMITKINAMSKILGISEITLDFAKQALKEHIKDKKEVITLEDIIKLIAKEFNIKPSEIVSKSRNKNIVAARRCAIYLAREFTKESTPIIAKYFGLRDHSAVSHAIKSFNKKLKEDSEFRIKIEELKNKIQIKKSE